CTGATGTCCCCCTTTTGGTCGCACCGCTGAGGTTGCCTACCGGGGTAGTCTCCTCCACGGAGACACTTTCAACGTGTCCTTCAGAGGTTTTCACCATGAAACATTCCTGgtagggatgatggctccccctgctgaagtcagagccagagtccgaCCCTGGACCTTccacgaggaggccatggagggattccatgatgctttcgatcatccccacgaactcgttgttcatgggggatgggattgtgcgctgtgccacaaggtggctaacgattGCTGCGGCGTTGCGGTGACCGAACGAAAACGCCATCGGGGTGCTCCGTGCGGagtgttccagagagagggtgaggtggccTGGGTCCTCCCTGGATGGCTGGGGTCTAAGGGAGACACCGGGCTAgcactcaagcctcccgtagctagagtcgatggaggggagagactggatggCGAGATGGGCCAacaccaactctcctcccaccgtgacgatgaagtccaggtcaccaaaatgcacatgtgcgcccgagacccagctgattgcatggttagccatccgaggcctgatttggaacacgcaaaggcccctacctggcacgccaactgtcggtgtttcgaacaaacaccgacaagtaaatttataattgttgcgcattaggcccggatggtgcactaaaggacacaaggtttatactggttcgggacgaatgtccctatgtctagtctgctgctgctcgtgttatcagtaccaaaaaaggttcgtagtagggggtacaaatggtcgagagagggaaaggtcccaagtctctgatggagtgGTCAAAAGGGCGccaagagcttggtcgctgcttggctgtacgcgtgatatgttgtgtgtgtgtgtcgaACTGATCTCTCTCTTCatggggtgtcctgccctcccttttatagaccaagggggagcaggaggtttacagatgggagaaagaggaaaacacCTATGGTAGTGGTCGCCCTTCGGAGGTGCCAAGCTTTCCTTTTTCCTTTGAGCCTGTTCCACTGTCATGGCAGATCATGGCAGGGATAGCGCGTCCGCTGACCCCGACAGGGCCACGCCCTAGCCTTGCTTCAGTGAGTGGTTACGTCCCGTCCTCTCCCAGCAGATGGTGCGGGGTGTCAGGGCGCCGAGCCATGACTCTGTGGGGGGTAGACGGGGAAATGACTATACGCATGTTACTGTAGttgatgtgagttcttccttggattgtagcggttgtcgtatgcctgtgttagtgtCCATGCCCAAGGGCTGAAGGCGGAGCCTACTACACTATGGGAcgaaagtcggcgcctacaatactattcggGCACTGTTATGTCGGAAAGGgtttaaagcgcccatcccatcgtatcctgatggtaccttcctgcaggcgcATAGGGCATGGGCCTCGATActgtggttgactcgaatgtcctgtcgtaccctgtgctcctctttatgaaggatcagggtgcagtcgtcgggcgaggcggagtctagcctttagccgtcgggtgaggcggagtctagcccttagccgtcggacgaggcggagtctagcctttagccgttgggtgaggcagagtctagcccttagctgtcgggcgaggcggagtctagcccttagccatcgagcgAGGTGGGGCCCGCCCCCAgacgtcgagcgagacggagcccgtccccagacgtcgggcgaggcggagcctgcccttagcctatcgggcgaggcagagcctagccctcgggggtcgggcaaggcggaaccaatctcccgtcgttcgggcaagaagtgcaGTAGTGTTCTTATCTAACcggaagtgtcaacgttcgatggtattagttccacctcattgggtaccccggtattaggtccccgacattaGGCCTCCCTGGTTTTTGGCCTACAGTTCCCTTCCCGCTGTGGCTCCCTCAGCCCTCTGGCTGGTTGGTTTGTTGGGCCTCCCTAGTTTTCGGCCTGCGGTTCCCTTCCCGCCGTGGCTACCTCAGCCCTCCGGCTAGTTGGTTTGTTGTTATTTCTCTGTCTTTTATACATGTTTctatttttatttaataaaatcCTACAGTGGGGGCTTCCCCGGTTGTATTTCCTGTTCAAAAAAAAGCAATGCCACTTTGCTATTGGAACCCGATCTTAGTCTACATATTCCTTAGTCCTTCCAAATTCCAAATAAATACACCGGTTATTTCCACGTACGTATACATGATGCTTTGATAAATGTGTTTGATGTTTCAACTGCGTACAAAAAGGGAAATTGCATAATCAAGACTACAAGAGCAAGGTGTCCAGTAATAAACAAGGTAGTTTCTGCTGCAAGTCTTATTACGTCCTCTAAAACCACATGCCATCATGTTAGTGAATAGTATGATCATTATGTGAACTTGCTGTATCTTatagattcatagttaattaatAGTTCATTGGAAATAAAGCATCTCAGCTTTTTTATGTAATGTCCATTGTACCAAATTTGGGTAGTTCTATTTTTGGCATGTAATATTTTAGGTAGGTCAATTTTTTTTGTTCATGatgttttctttctttctatgttatatttgttgccTATTTATTTACAAAAAAATAGATATTCAGCTAGTTTCTTGTAGAGAGCTTTGTTCAAGTTGTCCTCAACCTTAAAAAATGGTTAAACTAGTTGATGGACCGCATGCAGGGGAACCAGCTTATATTAGTATATTACTAAATCCCTTTCTGGCTTAAATAGTGTTCTCTAGCTTCAATATTTTGGCTAGCCTTATATTGCATAGGAAGAATAAGGTTAAACATATGGCAGTGGAGGCGCTCCAAACAGATATCATTCAAGTAATAAATAGTAGTTGTTTTTTCCCTAACTGATGGACTATGCATCATCGGTATATGAGATAGCTATGTTATTACAATTTGTGAAGTGACAGCAAGTGCATTTAAGCGATGCTTAATCTCCTAAAGCTATTCATGCTAAGTGTCTTTGGTCTTTGGCCACATTGGAACTTGAATAGATGGTGGTCAATCTTTCATGTTGCTTTGCAAGTGGAATAATCTTGAGTAAACGCCATCTTAAGCGGAGATCAACGCTTGGTGATTACCAAGTTCAACAACCTTTCCTTTTCCATCACAACTATCGTATCTGCATTTATGACCGTGGACAATCTGTGTGCAACTGTGATAGTTGTAATCATACTGGTTTGCTCATCTTTGTCCTTCCACACTTTGGCCCCTAAAGAGCTCATAACCACCCTCTCAGATTCACCATCAAGTGCGCTGGTTGCCTCATCAAGAAGCAGAATGGCAAGCCTCTTTAGTATTGTTCTTGCAATAGCAATCCTCTGTTTCTGCCCTCCTGAAAGCTGGCTCCCTTTGTCTCCAACAACAGTGACATACCCTTCTGGTAGACCACTAATGAATTCGTGAATGTTTGCCTCCATTGCAGCCTGGATGATTTCAGTCTCTGAAGGGCTTTCacttctgaaagcatctaggcccctagttgggtttcggtgattaatgacaatatgagattactatgactaacatatgttttacagaggcaatttaagttaggtcatggtaatggcaattgattgggcaatcatggttgtcatgcccctatgatgaaaatcattttggttctcaaaggatggacgacaaggttaaggatggactagttctaagtgtcgtttggtgttgaagagacacttagagtagtttaggactttgtttttcctttggtcgtactattaaggggggtatggactggtagcttgatctaggtgagtctagtgggttaggtgtggtgcaaacTTATCatatctagcactaggtagctccggagtagccctaagatcaattggagcaaacttcattcacatatgattttgagttgaaagtgaatggagggtcaaatgattgaccgtacgctggtctggttgtgaccggacgctgaagggagagtccggtcagttcatttgatcaactggagccgtctggttatgaccggacgctaagtgaaaagtgaccggacgctaggtgcctgcatccggtcaactccagagaggttccagataGGGAGATTCCTcattggacgcgtctggtcagtgctgaccggacgctggtcaggatctggtaactgaccgaacgctgaacagcaaagtgaccagactctaggtgccagcgtccggtcaacatcagtaaggttctagagagtagTTTTCGTGACAgtacgcgtccagtcagtgatgaccggacgcaggtcagagtccggtcagaacttaatggctctttctgacacagtggcggggataactgatcGAAGCATCTGGTCACCCTGACCAGAGCATCAGGTCACCCcacagagtgatgactcagcctccaaacgttatgttttgaatgagggggtataaatatttactccactcgtccaagggaggtctcttgcccatttgttcagctgagaaacatccttgagagtgcaaaggagagcaatagcctagtgaggtgattgagatttgagaatccaagattaaggcctcattagtgcaaggagagtagcaagtgtgcatccacccttctcattaggcttgtcttagtcaagtgagagtttgtgcttgttactcttggtgatcaccatcacctagatggcttggtggtgattgggagtttggtgatcatctggcggagcttatggatgacccaactcaagttgtgagtggttgtgggcgattcaccacgatggagtgtcaaagaatcagcccgtagagagcacttgatccttgcgcagatcaagagggagctacacccttgcgcgggtgctccaacgtggACTAGTGGGGAGAGGTGACTCTCCGATATCTTGGgaaaacatcgccatgttcctttccctctctttactttgagcatttacatttgagtaattcatttcttgtctttacattcttagaattgccatgctagagtaggattggaacctagggtgtaaaacttttgtgcgatagaacaatagaaacacattctaggcacaaggggtgaagtgggctaagtgtaggacttaattattgcaaaatttagaattagcccaaaaTTAGGCTTAATcgccttgggcatcttgatcctttcaattggtatcggagcctcgtgctccctaaattaggcttaaccacctaaaccaagatgtcccacggggatggacctcctcctatctttgcgggagataattttccttattggaaaattcacatggaagcatacctagaggctttagatgttggagttcttaaagccgcctcacaaggcttcccaaaacctaaggatcctgccaaccttcaaggcgatgaggttaactatgagaagtagaatgcaaaggctagaaacaccgtctttagaggcctttgtaaggatgtctttaaccgtgtgcggagagtcgccactccccactagtccatgttggagcacccacgcaagggtgtagctcccccttgatccgcgcaaggatcaagtgctctctatgggctgattcttagACACTCgtcgtggtgaatcgcccacaaccgctcacaacatgacttgggtcatccacaagctccgccggatgatcaccaagctcccaatcactacCGGGCCATCtaagtgatggtgatcaccaagagtaacaagcacaaactctcacttgactaagACAGGCCTaacgagaagggtggatgcacacttgctactctctatgcactaatgaggtccttaatcttggattctcaaatctcaatcacctcactaggctcttgctctccattgcactccaaaggtgtttgacctcccttggacgagtggagcaggtatttataccccctcattcaaaacataccGTTTGGacgctgagtcatcactctgcgggctgaccggacgctccgatcaggggGACCGGGCGCTCCGATCAGTTGTGCCTGCCACTTTGTCAGAAAGAgccgctgtgggggtatggcccccggtatccacaagacaagacatgggccgcaccatcagaggtggcccagcccacaagatcatggcgcttgatccatggtgaactagatggcgtacctcaagatGTACGTCATTTATGGTCACTCAGCTGATCGAGGCAACATCACGGCGCCGCTCGCGGCGGGGTGTCATGGCAAGACGAGTCTAGCAGCGGCCCTGTGCTTTCTCTGTAGCCTGGGATAGCCCGATAGATCAGACTTGGCCGTGACACACTTCGAAGCTGACGTCACCCAAGAGGAGGCGTACACATCCAGCATGCCTTCGTGAAGGGCCACGCAATCCGGTTTTTGATATATCTACATCTGCATGCACGCATGCATGTAGAATTCATCTACATCTTGATCTCAATACAAGCGTCGATCTCGTCACCGTCGTCCAGCGGCAACTCGGCGTTAGAGGACCCCGTCGTCTACACGTCACTTGCCGATGCCATCAGCGTTTCCCAAGAATCTAGTCTCGATGCACCTGCCATGCATGTCTAGCCATGAAGAAGGAAAGCGTACTATATTAAAGGCATGAAAGCTAATTAAGGCTTGTACACGTATATGCATATACATACACCTTAAGCAGGCAATCACGATTTCCCTTGCTTGTTGCCAACGTATATCTTCCTGATCCGACGTCGATGCCGCCAAGACCTGCAGCATCGGACTCGGGAGCCTTCGCCCATGGTCTGTTCCCACATCGCAATGAAGATCGACTTCGACCACTTGCCGCATCCACGAAGAACGATGTCGTGACAACCGCGATCGCCTCCATGACGATAGCTCGAGCGCCTAGCAATTTcgtcaacgccaaccagataacgccatacactGCCgacgctcggattcttcgtgcctgaggactaagtgggcacacttcaccgcacggacgtcgccagctacgtcggtgaaagctctagtttagttttggttaattgatgaaaccctaagtgctaacctagtttatctgagtgattatgagataggtagcactactccaagagatgaagcaatgatgaagatcatgacaatggtgatggaatgttgatgatcaagtacttaatcttgaaaagaagaaagagaaaaacaaaaggctcaaggcaaaggtaaaatgataggagccattttgtttgagtgatcaagacacttagagagtgtgatcacatttaggatagataaccgtactattaagaggagtgaaactcgtatcgaaatgcggttgtcaaagtgccactagatgttctaactcattgcatatgcatttaggatctagtggatcactgacacccttgaaaatatttgagaaaatatgctaacacatgtgcacaaggtgttacacttggtggatagcacatttgagcaagggtgaagaagttacaggagaaaaggagttagtcgcgcagatcacagttgatcggacgcgtctggtatagtgaccggacacgtccggtatttaaCGACGaattctgcgaccggacgcgtccggtcgccacaccggacacgtctggtttgAGTCAGCAGATTCGGTGTTTGGTGAAgcagttgatcggacactgggtgcgtccggtccgaagtcactggacgcgtccggtcgatgaaggatgcttactgtactcgaccggacgctaaggcttagcgtccggtcagtttctaacagacacgtccgatcgtcctcggttgcttactgtactcgaccagacgtagatgttcagcgtccgatcagtctcTTACCAAGCGTCCTATCGTTAGTAGTGCGGGTAGCAATGGCTACATTGGTTTGAACTTGACACGTGGTGGTCtggaagcgaccggacgcgttcggtattcACAAACGgcgcgtccggtgcagcgtccggtcagtgcgcagTCTGCCTAAGAGCcagcggctctatttcatgggggcttctatttaagccccatggccggctcaagctcactttcTTGCACATTTTATTTacatagcatacttgtgagcttaaccaaacacctcccactcatctccatcattgatccatcatcattgtgagattgggagagaatccaagtgcattgcttgagtgattgcatctagaggcacttggcattcgtgttgcgctgcgggttttgcttgtttctcttggtggttgccaccacctagatggcttagagcagcggaggaggatcagcacgagttggtgattgttcgtggccatctccggtgattatgaggggagttgtaccttccccggcggagtgccgaaaggtaactctagtaaattgctcgtgtcattgagttacctcacttgtgggtaggttcttgcggtgtccaaatcatgtggacaaggtttgtgaaacacctcttagccaccgaaccaccaagtgttggtcgacacaatggggactagcgtgttggcaagcacgtgaacctcgagagaaaaatcgatTGTATCTTGTCACTTGtgttctcccggtgattggctttatcttcatcttgtgattggttcactccccgAGGCGGCGGTATAATCATATCACTTACTCACA
This DNA window, taken from Miscanthus floridulus cultivar M001 chromosome 13, ASM1932011v1, whole genome shotgun sequence, encodes the following:
- the LOC136499513 gene encoding uncharacterized protein, with the protein product MEANIHEFISGLPEGYVTVVGDKGSQLSGGQKQRIAIARTILKRLAILLLDEATSALDGESERVVMSSLGAKVWKDKDEQTSMITTITVAHRLSTVINADTIVVMEKERLLNLVITKR